The DNA segment GGAGGCTGAGATTGAGGATAGTAACACGTTGAAGGAGATGAAATGTTTTTCAGCCGAAATATAATTCTTTATTACAAGGTCCACGGGGAAAGTAGTGGATGATTGTTGCATCAAGGAGACCGATTATTGGTCTGCAGAGAGAGTATTTTTTTAAAGCTCTGTGGCCATTGAAAGTTTGGTTGCACCTTGGCTAGCATATGCTCCACTGGCGGGCTCAGGCAGGGGGGTTCAGGTGCCAGTCCAAGTGAGTAAATGTAGTTGCCTGGACGGCGATTCTAACTTAGGACCATGAGTAAAGAAACCCTATGTTCTACCACCACGCCACGTCACCGATATTCtttagttgacattaggaggaacaAATTCAGTCGGTCAGGACAAATAATGCTTAAGGTAACTAACGGCAGTCAGCATATCAGTACTAAGAGAAGGAGAGCGTAGCCAGGAATTGCAGatatgaaattagaaaatttgcaggcatataGAATAGGATGTGTAATTAAAGTTAAAAAAATGTTTCCCAACGAATGGGATGGTGTCAGCTGGCACAAAACATGGGTAATTGTAGATCTCTgcgagaggctttcgtcctgcagtggacataaaagctGGCTAATGATCATGATCATTTATAAAACATGTTAAAATGAATCATAGAGCTATCAGATGAAAACAGATATGAAATAATAGTATCATGTGCCTATATAGGTCTGTGACTAAGTACCCTCGCCTCTAACTTTAACGCAGTGCCTGTCCATACATTTCTTGTGAATCTGAGAAGAGAAGGTTTGCGTTTGAAACAATACTATGAGTAGCACTTCCGGTGTATGCCAATATATACGTATGAGCAAAGTCAACGCCTGGTAGTAGAATCCAGATACGGAACATATTCATggaaataataaaataatgaaataatGGTATCATGTGGAAGCATAGTTACGGCACTAAATATTCGTGCCGTTAACTTTAATGCTGTGCCTTTCTAGGCATTCTTTCAGCATCTGAACAGAGAGGATTTGCGTTTGAAACAATGCTATGAATAGCGCTTCCGGTGTATACTACTCTATCTAAAAGCAAGACCAATGCCTGCCACCAGAAACCTGATAAAGCATATATTCAAGGAAGATTCAGTTACCCTGTTGTCTTTGCTTTCAAAGTATTTCATGGAATTCGCTTTGTCCAACTAGCGGCAGAAATTCAAGCTTAACAAGACTGAACAAAGGGTTAAGGAGGATAATATGAGTGGGCGATCCTAATGTTCTTGTCATGGACACAGACAGCCATACATATTTACATAGACATAAATATTGTGCGTGTCACATAAAAAATCCACAAATAGTATAATACAAGTACTTTTAATGGTGTTCCATTATATTCACCCTTTAGTTTTATTTCTGACGAAGTATTTTGTGGTGAATACCTGAAAATTAAACAGCATTGTCCGCTTTTTTCTCGTTTTCTGGCAGATGCATTAATATTTAATTGCCGATGTGACTTCGAACCTGGTTTATTCTTTCACATTTAGGAGCTTAGAGAGCCCGTTTATATGGCTGCTCCTTCGCTAACGCATGACTGTGCCGCAGGACAAATGACGTTGTGTTTTTGATGGCTCGTCGGTTCTCCATTTTAACATATAGGGGCTGACTGAGCAGAGGTGGTACACTTATTGATGTTCAGCGCCTACTGCCTCCTTCATATATACATCCCACGGAGAATCCCTTCAATGCTTTCTTTGCCATGCCGTCATTTATATTTGTTTACTGTGTATTTGTCTCTCTGGCAGCAATTATGCTGGTTGAAAAACACCGACTAGGCCATGAACATTTTAATCAACAGTTGTCTGCTTTAGCATCCATGTGCAGTGGAACACAGTCTTCCTCTTTCATCAGTCAAGGCCCAAGGTTACCTGAAGTACCTTTAGGGTATTCAAAGCTTGCGTAGATTTATGACCACTGTGGTATGATGAGCCTGTTTTTTTTCTGCGAAAGACGCCTGTACATACCCCAGAAGCGTATGCAATATACTAATATTGTCTAGGTTCATATTTACTACAGCGTACTCTTTAAACTGCCATAGATTGTTCGAGGCTGCTTGATAAAATTCCTGCTTCCTTTTCTGAACGCCGCTATACAGGGAGCACGGCAAGCGACATCATTGCCTTCGATGACGTCACTCTGTCTAGCGTAAAGGTTGGGGGCACGATGAAGCTCGACTACAGCATCGAGCTGAAACAGAAGGTTGACGGAAGCCCGCAGCTGAAATTTACCATGACATCTGGATCATCGACACTGCCTTGTATCGGGGAGGTCGGGTCATGGTCAGTATGCTGTGAAACGCTATGTATCGACACATCCCTACGAACTGGCATTTTGGAAATTTTTACTTCATCTATTGATATATATTTTACTTTCCTACGTATACGCaggaaaataaaatataaatgaaTCGCATTCGTTGAAATTATTCAACCAATGCCCTGCACCCTGCCTATAGGCTTTTGGCCCTGTCAAGATGTCTCAATACAGCTTTCTAGTCAAGCAGACCAACAGCATGTGAGTAGACAGTTTGACTGGGCCAAAAGCCTATAGGCAGGGGGCAGGGAATTGGTGGAATAATTTCCACGAATGCGACTCATTTCTTCATAATACTTATGGGTTAGAAACCCGTTTTGGAGCTTTTAGTAGTTTGGATTTGGAACGATAGGCTAAAGCACCCGCTAAAGGACGTCGTAATGAACTAAATGAATCTTAGTATGGTTGTTTAAGAGAGCTCTAGCAATGGCAATGATACAATGGCGTTGCAGCACAGTATTCAAGACTCGACGACTGTAGCGCGCAAGCTGACGAAGACGTAGACCTTACGGATGCAAGCCAAGACTTTTCTTTGTCCCCGTCTGCTTCAGCGTGGTAGTCTTCGTCACGGATAACCAACAAGCGTTCCACTTTGACAGCATTCAGACTGAAATTGTCCGCGCTGTTGTTGACGAATTGAAGTCAGTGCCACGCTTGACTTTATTTCTGAATGCCCGTCTGCCGCCATGTGCTTAGTTTAGCCATGAAATTCTAACTCGCGCAAGCTTCCACCCTTGAAGGTATTAGCGCTGCTTTAGGTTATTACGGTAGAAAGCGGGCTCCTTTAGCGATGGTCAGACACAATCATTACCGATGGATCCCGCGACCGATTGGGAATTAAATTACGCTGTTATACCACCATTCTGGCGACCAGTGAAATGACCAGTTCGAGGTACCATAAAAAAAGTAGGGCCACTGGGTTTGAATGGATTGTCTTCATCTTCAAGAGCAGCGAGACGAAAGATGAAACTAGAGATAAAAAGTATAAATAGGTGACTTGTCATTCTCTGGATTTAACGTATGGACACTATTATTTAGAACAGAATGACTGTGGCCGAACAGTAAAGAAGAATTAGAAGCGAGACAGGCCTGCTCATTACACATGAAAGTGGTCGAGTAAAGCGAGGTCTCGCGATGACCGAAGGGCCTAAGCGAAGCTAAATACTGTTTAACATCCTGCGTGAAGCATCCAGATATTTCTTTATTGCTGCACCTTTTATCATCACCTTTCGCGACATAGTAAGTATTGTGTTCCATAATATTTGTGTTTTGTTATTTATCACGTTCTTTTCGCATTGACTGAATTgggaaaaataattaaaaaagagaACACATTTATTGTAAATAAATGGTCAATGAAAGGCTGTCCGCTGTGTTTGTCTTGTGCTCTTCTTCAAAAGTTTGACGAGGCCCTGATCAATTTGGATTCTTTCCTCATTAAGTCTTTATTTCGCAGTACGTACAAGCTGTGCGGGGCCACTGGAAAAGTTGAGAAACAAGTAGCTGAGGCATGGAACAACAAGTGTCCCATAGCGGCGGGGACTTACACTAACAGTGTGAGCGCACAAATACCATCCTTGGCGGGCGTTTTGATTCAGGTAAGATAAATACTAGTGTGCCTCTTTTTTCCATACAATTGTTTATTGCTGCACCTTTTAGCATCTCCCGTCACGATAAAGGAAGTATTGTGCTGCATAGCACGCGTGCTTCATTATTTACAGTGTTCTATCTTCTTTTCTCTGTATTCAATACTGCaaacaggtccaagcagggtctGTAAAAATGTCTGAAAAATCTGAAATCTTTGAAAACAAAAACAGGAAACATTTTATGTTTCATTCATGACCAGTACGTGCAAAGGATGTATGTGAAGAAATGTGTATTGCAGGACCTTTCAACGTTATTGTTAAATGCTGACGGCTATCTTGAAAACTATCATTGCGATCTGAATTTTACAAAATGATGGCATACCGCCGACCCTTTGACTTCCCGATTTTTGTTTTACGTCTGAGTCTTAGCTCCAGCTGGGTTTTTGTTAGCGCGTGTTGGTTTAGTGGACATTTTATGCCGCACAGAAGCTGTTTCTTCGACGTCGCTTTCATCCATTTCCATATTGATGCGATTAGAACTCTCTGGGAACATCACCCTCTTCGGTATGTCCGTCCGAATCttacctctttcacgccgacttgATACGTGCAAGAATAGACAGTTTGGGCTACTGAATATGTGGAACTGGGAATGTACCGATGTGTATGtgtccgaatagacaacttggaccaTCTGGTATCCACATATGGGCATGTGACAATATGTATGTGagcattcttggccaatcctccagattGGATATGCGTCAGTGGGAGGTGCGCggatagacaagcagaacaaaGAGAAAAATTGAAGAAGTCGGCAACTGCAAATTGAAATCAGCTAAACAGAAGTGAGAGTCCTCATCAAGAGTAGCCGAGCAAGCAGAAAGAACAGACGTGAACAGAATGGGGCAAGAGCGTGCATTGAACGAGGGGCTTTGAGCTATAGAAAGGTAGATATCAGTAACAGAATATTGAGTAATTCGGCTACACAGTAGCGAAGAAGTTGGCAATATCACCTGTCACTTAACCGCTTCAATGGTAATCGCATAAACGTGGACATTCACGGTGAAACGGATTCTGCCGGAATCATTTGTGAACAGGTCATAAATTACTCGATCTATGATGGACCTGTCGTCTGTTATGGATGGACCTGCCACAATAGCCATGGCCATCGCTGCCCTTGCGATCCTCGATCCCAGCCGTTTTTTTTCGCATGTTAGTTCAGCGGACATTTCATGCTACATAAAAAACTGGTTCTTAATTGCCGCTTTTGTCTAATTCAGAATTCATTGAATTATTAGCCTCATCAGTCAAAGTGAGGATGGACCTGCCACACTGGTTCTCCATAGCTGCCCTCAGACGGCAACAAACAATGgcatcaaggacaacataggggaaattgcttgtacttaataattgaattaagaaaatgataaattaatgaaaataaaaatggatgaaaaaactggccgccggtggggaccgaacccacgtcttcgcattacgcgtgcgatgctctcgccattgagctaccgcggcgccgttttcccattcactttctggggtatttatgtcttacaactggaactaaccctgggagtgttagccagcgccaccactcacaaacctaggtgacggatgtggaacatcctttttgccacaggcgtcacgagtacgtgatctttttgggggaaggcaactggtcaataaacccacatatgctacctgaaggcatcaatgttgccagattcgagccctcgttatgtaatgaacgagaaaaaagggaagcgaggggcccgatttttaataatcatatcataacaacccaacaaacaatgacaccaaggacgaaATAGGGGaaattgtacttactaattcaattaaggaaatgataaattaatgaaaatgaaaatggctgAAAAAACAAGTGGCCGCCGGTGGGGaccgaacccacgtcttcgcattacgcgtgcgatgctctcaccattgagctacctcggcgccgttttcccatccactttctggggtatttatgtcttacaacagCAGTTCTGCGTAATATACATCATCAATTAGAATTGACACTTGCGCATCTGACAAAAGATCCCACTCGGTaatacttaaaaaacaaggaattcgcgcagtgtttctttttttttgcacgagttgCAAGGTACGAAGTTCGCTACCTTGCTATGGTCTCCTGGCCCCGTCAAGTGGTTTTCTGGGAGCTTTTAGCGCAGGAATCGCGTCAGGATATTTTCTGATAAATAaagtgaattgaattgaattgaaaattaAAACGAGTATACTCGGCAGCGGCCAAAGTTGTGCGAGGCTGGGTGCCCGAGTGGCACTAAAAAGGGTTAAGATTTTGAAAAAGCCAGGAATAAAATCCTGGCTAGTTGGCCTAAGTAACTGAAAATGGCAGAAAATGTAATTCTTCTTCTCATTCACTTGTTTAACAGTTAAGAGTACTAATATCTAAGCATTCGTATTTCTGGCACTCTTATGATTCTGATTGCATCACCAATCCTtcaataaaatgaagagaaattTCATTTGGCCAATGCCAATAATGATAATCTAAGTTTCAAACTTTTTAAGCCCATGATGTGATGTTTGCTTAGCGCTCTGATGGAGTTAGGCATTTGTGGCCAGGACTCTTCTTTTCCTTGCAGTGAAAAAATAATTATTGAAAAGAAATTAACCTCTAAAAACCATCGTTGAAATCTTGCAGAAATTTTATGGAATTTGTTATGTCAATGTGAACAATTCTCCGAATTCCATCAAGCAATAACGGAAGATTTGTTGGACTTTCATTGAAAAGTGGAAGCGCATAATAATTGGGATTTTCATTTATCATTGATTCTGCGGATTCCGCTTGGATCATTCGTTGACTGAAATTTGCATTAGAGTGGAATTCAAGCTCATTTTAATATTTACTATTGAGAAATTACTGCAGCGAAACTACTTAGAGTTTAAGTATTATTCAGCATGTAAAAAGTAAAAGAAGGAGATGAAATTAGTCtgcgaaatgaagaaaaaaaattgttaggCGCCTGGACTTCTGACATACTGTGCATTCAGgaaacagcaaaagaaaaaaaaagcatatgaaTGTCCTTTTAATTCGGGGTGCTCACTTTATTGCTTTTTCCTGACTCGTAGCGGCGATAAATAcctattttattttcattgagATATTGTGGAGCTATAAGCCTGATTAAATTCCCTGCCCTTTCATTATGACTTCACTATTTGTATCGTGGAATAAGCACAGAATAGCTTTACGTATATATACCGAAACATTTTGATTAATGAGCACCTTCGTGAAATTAGCGAGAGTCCACCAGTTTGCGTACATCTGAAAGTTCTTATGGCACACACTTATGAAGTTGATATAATTCACTGGCGTCCAGAAATTATGTATTCGTATGGTGATGACGATGGCTTGAAGGATACTAATTTGACTACTAGCTTTGATGTAGCCACAATTTTCACGGGTGGTTGCACACAGAAGTGAGCCGTTGTCGAACAAGCTTACGCGGAAGAAACTAAGAGATGCAAATGGGCAAAATGAAGTCTCCGGAAAGATGTAAGGGGAAGATGGATTAACGTGGCGGCATATAGAAATGCACCTGCATTTAGTTCAAAGTTAACAAGAACATCAATTTGGGTTCTTTAACAAGCAAGCTTCACAGCTGACCGAAAATTAAAGCCATCCTGGAGTGCTATTCCAGGCATTCTCAAATTCTGCCATATTGTGAAATTCTGTGTTTGTGACGTTTTTGGCCAATGAGAAAGCCCGTAGCAGACCCGTGGGCCAATCACAGTTGGCAAGATAGAGAATTCGACAGTGTGGCGGACTTTGACAGCGTCGAAAACGGGTGATCTTCAAAACATGGCGTCTGTGACGTGTTTTTGACTCCGAAGtcacttccggcgcatgcagtcAGCAAAAGCACGACCTTTGAGATTAGCTACGGTTAGAGAGAGGCTATTTAAAGTTATAAGCAGTGTTTCTCAACCGCTGATTTTTTGTGTTAGTAGCACCGCTCCCATAAGGATGTCTGGGTTAAAGAAATATTGGCGGTCGAGGTCATTTAAGTCTGTTGATGTCTGAAATTCTGAATTAGGAACATCTGTGATTAGGCTTTTGTATCACGCATATTGGTATGACTTTGTTGATTACAGTGGTTAGAAAATTTGAGCTCAGCCTTACCACCAGAATTCACACCACCTTTAGATATTGTGGTAAGCAACGAAACTGTTCAATAGCctgtttttcttgtttgcttATGATTTCCAGGGAAACAGCATCCACATCAAAATTGAAGGAAAGAACAACGGGAAAACACTAGGGTGTGTGGAGTTCGACGTCCACATCGAGAAATAAGGAAACGACTTATAAATTATATGAGACTAAAATGCCAACGTTGTGGAAGAAATTTCAATAAAGATACGTCTTTGGATAAACCTGGCTTCAGGAGTACTTTCGTGGCGCTTTTTAGCGGTAATGGTGGGAACGAAAAGCTgtttttgagaaaaaaaagttttgttacCTCTGAACATGACGCTCGTTATTGAGCTTCGACAAATAAAATACGGTTTATTCGTTGCACTACTAGCTGAACAAACTTAAAACATTTTTAGACATTGTGAATATGTTGCAATGGCGAAAGGACGACGAAAATCGACTAAGAAAAATGGCTGCTTATCTCGTACACGAGCGAAGGAGTAAGAATAGAGTAAATATAGCAACGCACAATGTACGAACACTTCGAATATCAACCATGAATGTAACAGCGAATAAAATACAGATAATTGTTTGCGGCAGCAGGTGAAAATATTTATATGTTTATCTATTCCAAGTATTTCACAAGTCTCCACTTGAGGCGTTGGGTAAGGGGGACTATAGTACAATATTATGGTGACGCAATAACTGACATTAGAAACATACGCAAAGCTTATCAAGAAGGCAGGCATAAATAATTGCAACAATATAGGCAAAAATCAGTTTATGCTAAGTGAAGCCGTAGTTGACAAAAAAGCAACTCATCGAAGTGTTACATGACGATACATAAAAAGAACGAGGGAAATGTAACGCCCTTTAAACAGCGATAATAAGAAAAAGAATGGAGTAATTAAAAAGCATAGTAAGAAATTCCATGAAACGCTCAAGTCTCCACTTGAGGCGTTGGGTAAGGGGGACTATAGTAGAATATTATGGCGACGCAATAACTGACATTAGAAACATACGCAAAGCTTATCAAGAAGGCAGGCATAAATAATTGCAACAATATAGGCAAAAATCCGTTTATGCTAAGTGAAGCCGTAGTTGACAAAAAAGCAACTCATCGAAGTGTTACATGACGATACATAAAAAGAACGAGGGAAATGTAACGCCCTTTAAACAGCGATAATAAGAAAAAGAATGGAGTAATTAAAAGCATAGTAAGAAATTCCATGAAACGCTCAAAACCGTGTTAAACCACTCGGCAGTGGTTAAAAGAAAGAATGTAAAATGCATATCAAactgaagaaaaagaagtggcaaGACAGTGTAAATCTAATTAATTTTACCTCGTGACGCCAGTGGTTAGATGTTGGCGCAAATTGTTAGTATCAGAATCGGGGGCGATGAAATCGGAGCGAACATTTCACAGGCAGTTGGCGCTTGGGAGAGTATCTGAAAGGGATCGTGTAGCCGCTTACGTGTGCATAAAGGTGAGGTAATTATGTGTCTGTGTAATAGGGAAATAACGGAGACAGAGAGATAAAGTGAAAAGCCAGACACCGTTACTGTATTGGTGAAAGGGGTAGTCAAATATATTACTACGCCTTTGGCTTAAAGACAGTAATGAAGGCCCTTGGTTTATTTCTGTTATATTGTAGA comes from the Dermacentor silvarum isolate Dsil-2018 chromosome 9, BIME_Dsil_1.4, whole genome shotgun sequence genome and includes:
- the LOC125940363 gene encoding uncharacterized protein LOC125940363, encoding MDMAVTKIVTVALLGLVHLASAATQTPSIKRCSGSTASDIIAFDDVTLSSVKVGGTMKLDYSIELKQKVDGSPQLKFTMTSGSSTLPCIGEVGSCTYKLCGATGKVEKQVAEAWNNKCPIAAGTYTNSVSAQIPSLAGVLIQGNSIHIKIEGKNNGKTLGCVEFDVHIEK